TATACACGTTTGATTTCAGTATTAGGCTTGAATCCGGTTTTGCGCATCTGCAACGGAACCAGTCTCCCGGTTAGGGTTACTACGCCAATATCGTGCCCCGGAGTTGACTCCACAGCTACTGTATCGCCTTTTTCCAGTTTCAGCCCGTTGCTGTTGCGGTAATATCCCTTCCGGGTATTTTTAAACTGAACCTCTACCAAGTCGCTTTCTTCACTGCTGCCGGGTATGTCGGCAAGCCAGTCATATGTATTCAGTTTGTTATCTTGACGGGAGCATCCTTTACAGCATAATTTCCCGCCACCGTTATGTAATTTATAATCCATTTTTTTGAGTTTTATTGTTTCAGCAATACAATCATCTTCAATGAGAAGTCAAAGAAGACCATTTTTGCATTCACATTTTGTTCTATATGTTGCTGAGCCAGTGAAAGCTCCTCCATTATCTGTATTGCATTACGCTCGTTCACAAAAGGGGCAAAGCGTGCGGAGAAGTTCATCTCTTCCCGGTTCATATAACTCATCTCTTTCCTGTGAAAGTTGAGAATGAAATTCTCTCGTATCATTCGTTGTGCATATTCCAAAAAGCTTTTCTGCCGCTCGCGTCCCATTCCCGCCAGTTGTTCGCTCCAAGCCTTCATCTCTCTTATTTTTCGTTGGTAGGAGAGACGCATCAGACTAACGAATAATTCAAAGAAAAGCTTGTTTTCTTCGTTAAGGTGAATCGTCTCCATTGCACGGATATAGTTCCCGTTGGCTAGGTGGGCTGTAATCTGTGCATCTTGGTCAGTCAGTCCATAACTCGTTTTCAGGACCTCTGAAATCTTTTCTTCTGTTATGTGCCGCACATTCACCCGCTGAGTACGGCTCAGAATGGTGCTGAGCATCATGTCCGGGTTTTCGGATACCAACAAGAAGACTGTCTGTGTCGGAGGTTCCTCCAGAAGTTTCAAAAGTTTATTGGCACAAGTTTCGTGCATTTTTTCAGGAAGCCAGATAATCATAACTTTATATCCCCCTTCGCTGCTTTTAAGGCTGAGTTTTCGCAAAATCTCGTCACTCTCTTTGCTGTAGATGATGGCTTGCGCATTCTCTGCATCTAACTCTTTCAACCAGTGATTCAGGTTGAAATAGGGATTGTTCAGCACAAAGTTTCTCCACTCCTTGATGTAGTCGTCACATACCACATCCTTACTTGAGTTCTTCTTCTTCACAATAGGGAAGACAAAGTGCAAGTCGGGATGCGCCAGCTTGTTTATCTTAACGCATGAAGGGCATACTCCGCAGGCATCCTCTTCTGTACGGTTAGGGCAGAGTAGGTATCGGGCATAGGCAATTGCTAGTGGAAGTTTGCCCACACCTTCGGGACCGCAAAGAAGTTGTGCGTGAGGGATTCTGTTCTCCTTCACCTCCAAAAGAAATTTCCTTTTGACCTCTTCCTGTCCTATAACCTCTCTGAAAAGCATAAACTATTAATAAATTTGTCCGGCAATCTGTTTGATGCTGTCTACCGCACCCACTGTATAGAAGTGAATGCTGGGAACTCCATGTGCCATAAGTTCCTTGCACTGCTGCACACACCATTCAATACCCAACTGTTTAGCTGCCGCATCATCTTTACATTTTATAGCTTCGTTTGCCAGCGCTTCAGGTAAGTCAACCTTGAAAGTTCTTGGTATTACACTAAGCTGAGAGAGTTTACTGAATGGTTTAATTCCCGGTATGATAGGGATGGTAACTCCTGCTTCTCTAGCTTTTTCTACAAAATCGAAATATTTCCGGTTATCGTAAAAGAGCTGCGTTACTGCATATTCGGCTCCGGCTTCCATCTTCTTTTTCAACCAAAAGATGTCTGCGTCAATGTTGGGCGACTCTTCATGTTTCTCCGGGTAGCAGGCCACTCCGTAAGAGAATGGCTGTCCCATAACCTTCATCTCTTCGCCATCAATAAAGAGTCCCTTATTGAAATTGTTAATCTGTTCCTGCAGTTCAATGGCATGATAGTACCCATTGCCCACCGGGACAAATGAAGATTCATGCTTTGCCTTATCACCACGCAATACCAGTAGATCGGTAATGCCCAGAAACTGAAGGTCGAGTAGTACATATTCAGTCTCTTCACGTGTAAATCCGCTGCAAAGCAGGTGAGGTACAACGGTGATGTTGTATTTGTTTTTTATGGCAGCAGCCACAGCTACCGTTCCCGGACGACGACGCGTATTCTTGCGCTGAAAAAGACCATTGCCCAGGTCCTTGTACACATATTCGCTACGATGAGTAGTGATGTTGATGTATTTCGGATCAAATTCTTTTAATATCTCTATGGTTTCAAACAGTTTATCGATACCTGTCCCTTTCAATGGGGGTAGTATTTCAATCGAAAAAGCTGTCTTGTCATTACTCTTTATTAAATCTATAACTTTCATACGTCTTTTGTATAACGGCAAATCAGATGCCGGATATGCACATTGTTGCAAAAATAGCAAAAAAAACAGAGTTTTAAACAATATTGAACCTTTTTACAATATCAAAGTAATATTTAAATCGAGGTGATCGGTAAAAAAAAGAAAAAGCTTCCTTTGAAGATGGAGGCTTTTTCTATATCATTCAATTCTCCGGATCTTTCCGTTGAGTTGATTTGCTTTTTAATAATGGTGCATTTTCTGTATAAGCAGGAATTCTGAATCAGTGAAGCTAAACGTTTAATTTTTTTTAATCCATAAGGCACCTCTCTTTGAAAGACATTTCTCAATGTATTTCAGTTTATGCAGCTCATTCAAAATTTCAAGTGCATCATTGTCGTGCCTGTCGGTGATGACAGCAAACTCATGAGTGGTAAGACTGGGGTAGAAATCGAACAATCCCTCATGTGTTTTGGTTACGGGATGTTTTACCGCCTGTGGACAAAGTGCGTGCAAGGTTTCTTCAAATTCCCAATATGGCCTTACTCCGAACAACACTAACCGATTGCCTTCTTTGTCAGTGAAGAATAGCGTTGGAAATCCGCGGACATTCATCTGTTTGCCACTTTTAAGGTCTTCCTCGAACAACTGTTGTGCATCGCCTTCAAAGTCTTTATTAAGCTGAACGAGATCCAGCTCTGCCTCCTCTGCTGCCTTTTCTATCCATTCCCACTTTGAGATATTCTTTTTAAGCAGGAAAACCATCTCTTTCATTCTTCTGAAAAATCGAAGTGCTTTCTCTTCGTCCTGCATCTGAGCCGCCTTGAATGCGATGGATGGAGGGTACGAGGATGAAAGCGGATCTTCCAACCAGATATCTCCGTCAATTGGCATGCCATAATAGGAGCCTGCTTCTTCCCAATGGTGGGCAATGTCTGCCGGTTTTCCCAGTTCTTCGTCATTGTAACATTCCCAGCTTGGAAGCAGTCCTCCCATCTTGTATTCTATTTCATAATAGTCGCCATATTCCAGCTTCAGCTTTCTAAGTTGAGGTTCAATACCCCAACAGGCTGAACATATCGGATCTGTATAGTAAATAATCCGTATAGGTTTATTTTTTGCCAGCACTCCGGAATCGCAGACGCCCGATTCTGGCTCCGGAACTTCACAAACCCCGGTTACCGGATTGCAGATTAGGGTGTTTAAATTAACTACGTCGCTCATAAGAAGAATAATTAGTTGTTAATAGCCACATTTTTAAACGGCTCAGGCGCCTTCTTTGTTCTCACAGATTGTTTCAATTTAGGGCTGATTTCCCTTTTTTAACAAAGGATGTTTGCTTCTCTTGAAATGAAAATCATATCTGTATCTCTCCGTCTCCTCTATATGTTTAATTTATAAAGTAGCGCAAGTCACGCAAGTCGCACGGTTAGTTTGTAATTACCAGAATGTCAAGGTTGTATAAGTACGTGACTTCTGCGTGACATCCGCGTGACTTTCAACTAGTCACGCACCGCCGGAAATGCCTGCCTGATTATTGATTGATAAGAATCGGGTCTGTGCACAATTAAAAGGCTCTTTTTCTTCCATTTACAGGGTGCTTTCTAATAATTTATCGCCAATTAATTCTACGTACACCCGGGTGTAGAGTGGGTGTACATCCGGGTGTAGAAGGGATGTAGATCCGGGTGTATGGCATCCCTACACCCGGGTCTACCTATGATTTACACACGATATGATTTTTTTTCATTGATATATAAAGAACTTTTGTCTGCAAGCATGAGCTATGTGCTTGAATGCTTTATTGACCAAGCCTGTTTTTATTATGGTGAGTGGCTTGGTTTGAGTTAAATAGAGCAGCCCATCACAGGAAAATTGTTTTATAAAGATATAATGTCTATCTTTGTTGCATCAAATAAAAAATATTGTTTTAACAGCAGATGAAGGAGTTTTTCCTTCATCTTTTTTATGTTCAACAGTCATGACATTAGATATTGAAAAGAAAGAGATTGCAGATGTTTACGGAACCCCTATTATACAGCAGACATCCTTTTGGTCGCATGTAAAGCGCAGCCAAGGAATTGAGTCGCATGCATTCGATTTCAAGGTTTCCAACAAGGATTTGTACGTTAATGTGGGAGGGTATTCTTACACTCAGGCAGATTTTGTACTCTTTCTCCAATATCTCAATTCAACGGACTGCGTTGCTTATTTGCCCTATGGACCAGAAGTGGAACCTTCTGAGGAGAATCAAGGTTGTTTTCTCGAGGAGCTTTCCGAGGTACTGCGTTCTTATATTCCGAAAAGTTGTATCGCTATCCGTTATGACCTGAACTGGCAGTCGCACTGGTGCAAGGAAAATGACTATGACGAAAACGGCAACTGGATAGGACTTCCCGAAAAAAAGTTTCAGGAATTTCAATTCAACTATCAGACTGTGAACTGGAACCTGGTAAAAACAAACACGGATATACTTCCTTCAAACACCATCATTCTTGACCTCACCGGAACAGAAGAGGAGATTCTAGCACGGATGAAACCGAAGACCCGTTATAATATTGGACTTTCCGAACGTAAAGGTGTGGTAGTGAAATCGCTGGGGATTAATGAATTGGATGTGTGGTATAAACTCTATCTCGAAACAGCCAGGCGAAATAGATTGTATGCTAATGATATCTCTTATTTTGAGTCGGTTCTTGCCACCAAGATGGAAGATGTCGATTCACCGGTGCATATAAAGATGCTTGTAGCCTATGCAGGCAACGAACCTCTTGCTTCGTTATTCCTGGTTATCTCAAGCCATCGTGCCACTTATCTTTATGGAGCCTCCTCGTCCGAGAATCGGAATCTGATGCCCACTTATGCACTGCAATGGGCTGCTATTAAGATAGCAAAAGCGGCGGGTTGTACCGAATATGATATGTTTGGTGTTTCTCCAAATGCCGACACATCACATCCTATGTACGGCTTATATAAGTTTAAGCGTGGATTTGGCGGCGAACTGTTTCATCAAATGGGATGTTGGGACTACCCGCTTCTGAAAGATAAGTATGCGCTGTTGCAAGCCTCGGAATTGGGAGCGCAGGGATATTACCTGCAAAGCTGATTTTTCTTAATGAATAATGTGGTCATTTAAGATTGTCTCCTTTCCGGAATTCAACCGGAGAAACACCCGATTTCCTTTTAAAAAATTTGCTGAAAGAAGACTGGTCGGAAAAACTGAGGGTGAATGCAATCTCTTGTATAGATAGTTTTGAATGTGTAAGCAGCTGACGGGCTTCGCTGTACAACATCTCAAAGATAAAGTCGCTCACACTCTGACCGGTAATGCGTTTTACAACCAATGTGAGATAATGTGTCGTTATATTCAGTTGAGAAGCGTAAAAATCAACTTTATGTTCTTTCCTGTAGTTTTCAATCAATAACCCGATAAACGATTTTATGATGTTTTCATAGCGCGTGAAGTTGCCATCATTGTTGCTATCCGAAGTCCGGTCTATTATATTACTCAAGTCGAGGTAGAAAGCAAACAGGCTATTAAGTATCATTTCCTTATAGTATAAATGGTCCGGATTATCAATTGTGCTATTGATGGAGGCGATACGGGCAGATAGTAAGGAGGACTGATTGTTCTGTAATTGTATTACGGGGGTGCTATATAGTCTAACACCATATTTTATCCTTTTGTAAATCATGTCTGTTGAGTCCATTTCATCCATAAACTCTTTGCTGACAAAAAGACTCTGAGCGGTGAAGTCGCTGCTGCATTCACTAAACAAGAGTAAGTGTGAGGAAGAAAGCACTGTTATCGAATTAACTGTTAAGTGATATTCCTTGTAGTTTACGCAAAGTGTTGCAGTTCCAGATAAAACCAAAATTGCGATAGTGGCATTGATATGTATAGGAGATGAAAGTTGCGATCGTATGTCAATATAGGAAATTGTTACACAGTTTATTTTTTCACGCATTTTATTCAATTCCGTATCCGATAACTGTAATTCACTGATGCTTTTAATCTGTTTTATACTTATCATTAAACTAGTCTTTTAGCTGTAAAGATAACATATTTTTTGCGCCAATGTTCAAATTAAACAAATTTTGGCACATTTCGGATTTTATCTCGTTTGTTGGAATTCCTACCTTTGCACCCGCTTTTAGACCATCTTAGTGTGGGTTCTAATTACATATATTGGGGGTATTGGGCTAATGGATTTATGACTTCTTCAGGATAACAAGTGTTGAGTGTCTTCTTGGTTTAATCTTCTGTTTATTATTTAAATAAGTGATTTGTGATGAGTATGGCATCAAGCCGGAATACTTATTCACCGGCCCGTTGTGTGTCTAAAAATAATATCTTATTATATTAAAATTTATTGCATAATATGAAAAAAAACATCTGGTTGTTATTAGTAATTCTGTTACACTCCAACGTTAGTTTGCTAACAGCGCAAACCAAACAGTGTTTGAGATTAAGCATTGAAGATATGTTTGGTATGGCTGAGGCAAACAGTCGGAGTATCCTCACTTATGACTTAGCCGAAAAAGAAGCGGAGCAAGCGGTGAAGGTGGCTAAAAATGCACTACTTCCTTCAGTTGATGTATCACTTTCAGCAAGTTATTTGGGAGACGGATGGATTGCAAATCGGAACTTCTCTGACGGAGCGAATGCATCAATGCCACATTTTGGAAATAATTTTGCGTTGGAGGCTTCTCAGGTAATATATGCAGGTGGTGCAATATCAAATGCAATAGAGATGTCCAAATTACAACTTCAGTTGGCAAAACTGGATAAAGAGAAAAATAGGCAGGAGATTCGTTTTTTGTTGGTTGGCAATTACTTGGAGTTGTATAAGTTACGCAATCAGGTAGAGGTTTATCAAAAGAATATTGAACAGACAAAAAGGTTGTTGGCTGATATCAATGCGAAGCAAAATGAAGGGCTTGCCATTAGAAATGACATCACAAGATATGAATTACAATTAAAATCCTATGAACTTGCGCTCACACAAATAGAAAATAGCCAGATTATTATCAATAATCAGCTGATTACTGTTTTGGGATTGCCTCAGGGAAGTGTTATTGATATAGATACAACGATATTGAATAATATGCCAGGTATGGAGGATGAAGCATTGTGGCAACAAGCAGCAGGAGAATTATCTCCAGTTTTGAAACAAGCAAAATTGGGTATTGAGCACTCTCAAATAAATGAAAAGATTATAAATGCTGAACGTTTGCCGTCCGTTGCTTTGGTTGCTGGCGACCATCTTGACGGACCAATCACCATAGAAGTTCCTCCTATAAACAAGAATTTCAACTATTGGTATGTAGGGGTTGGAGTTAAATTTAATATAGCTTCAACCTTTAAAACAGGAAAAAAAGCAAAGCTGGCTAAACTTTCAACCCTTAAAGCAATCGAAGGCGAGAAATTGCTTCAGGAAAATATTCAAAATGATGTGAAAGCGGCTCATGTACGTTTAGCTGAATCATATACCATTTTTGATACTCAGAAGAAAAGTCTCGAATTGGCTATCCAGAATTATGAAGTAATCAATAACCGCTACCTGAATGAACTGGCTCTGATTACCGAAATGCTCGATGCCAGCAATTCAAAACTAAGTGCAGAGCTGCAGGTTGCTAATGCACAGATCAATATTCTTTTCAATTATTACAGATTGAAAAAGGCCACAGGCAAATTATAAATAAACTATTTAACATCATAGAATCATGAAGCAGAAAAGAAAAAAGCTAATTAATAATATTGTTATTGTTCTGATAATTGCTTGCGGAGTTATCTGGGTATGTTCTCGATTTGTTCATCTTGGTAATGTGGAATATACCGATAATGCACAGGTAAAGCAATTGATTGTGCCAGTAAACTCACGTGTTCAGGGATTCATTAAGAAAATATATTTCAAAGAGAATCAGTATGTCCGTAAAGGTGATACGTTGCTTGTAATTGAAGATTCGGAATTCCGACTAAGAGTTGCACAAGCAGAAGCCGACTATCAAAACGCTTTAGCCGGGAAAACCGCTATGACTACAACCATTAGTACTACAGAAAACAACATATCTGTATCAGATGCAGGTATTCAAGAAGCTAAGATTCGTATGGATAATGCTGAGCGAGAATATAATCGATATAAGAATCTTTTGGGACAAGGTGCAGTTACTAAGCAGCAATATGATAACGTCAAGACAAACTATGATGCATCCAAAGCAAGATATGAATTGCTGGTACGCGAAAAGCAATCAACTGCCCTTGTAAAAAAGGAACAGACTCATCGTTTGGGGCAGACTTCCGCAGGAGTCAAACTTGCCGAAGCTGCTTTAGGACTGGCAAAGCTCAACCTTTCCTATACTGTTGTTACTGCTCCGTGTAACGGAACAACCGGACGAAAGAATATCCAGGAAGGAATGCTGATACAGCCGGGACAAGCTTTGGTGGACTTGGTTGATGAAAACGACAAGTGGATAATTGCGAACTACAAAGAAACACAAACCGCTAATATACGTTATGGACAAACTGTGGAAATTAAAGTTGATGCAATGCCGGATGTCATATTCAAAGGTAAAGTCGAATCGATAGCACAGGCTACAGGGGCAAGTTTCTCTCTTTTTCCCCAAGACAATTCGTCTGGCAACTTTGTGAAAGTGGAA
The Bacteroides sedimenti genome window above contains:
- the holB gene encoding DNA polymerase III subunit delta', with translation MLFREVIGQEEVKRKFLLEVKENRIPHAQLLCGPEGVGKLPLAIAYARYLLCPNRTEEDACGVCPSCVKINKLAHPDLHFVFPIVKKKNSSKDVVCDDYIKEWRNFVLNNPYFNLNHWLKELDAENAQAIIYSKESDEILRKLSLKSSEGGYKVMIIWLPEKMHETCANKLLKLLEEPPTQTVFLLVSENPDMMLSTILSRTQRVNVRHITEEKISEVLKTSYGLTDQDAQITAHLANGNYIRAMETIHLNEENKLFFELFVSLMRLSYQRKIREMKAWSEQLAGMGRERQKSFLEYAQRMIRENFILNFHRKEMSYMNREEMNFSARFAPFVNERNAIQIMEELSLAQQHIEQNVNAKMVFFDFSLKMIVLLKQ
- the metF gene encoding methylenetetrahydrofolate reductase [NAD(P)H] — protein: MKVIDLIKSNDKTAFSIEILPPLKGTGIDKLFETIEILKEFDPKYINITTHRSEYVYKDLGNGLFQRKNTRRRPGTVAVAAAIKNKYNITVVPHLLCSGFTREETEYVLLDLQFLGITDLLVLRGDKAKHESSFVPVGNGYYHAIELQEQINNFNKGLFIDGEEMKVMGQPFSYGVACYPEKHEESPNIDADIFWLKKKMEAGAEYAVTQLFYDNRKYFDFVEKAREAGVTIPIIPGIKPFSKLSQLSVIPRTFKVDLPEALANEAIKCKDDAAAKQLGIEWCVQQCKELMAHGVPSIHFYTVGAVDSIKQIAGQIY
- a CDS encoding DsbA family protein; the encoded protein is MSDVVNLNTLICNPVTGVCEVPEPESGVCDSGVLAKNKPIRIIYYTDPICSACWGIEPQLRKLKLEYGDYYEIEYKMGGLLPSWECYNDEELGKPADIAHHWEEAGSYYGMPIDGDIWLEDPLSSSYPPSIAFKAAQMQDEEKALRFFRRMKEMVFLLKKNISKWEWIEKAAEEAELDLVQLNKDFEGDAQQLFEEDLKSGKQMNVRGFPTLFFTDKEGNRLVLFGVRPYWEFEETLHALCPQAVKHPVTKTHEGLFDFYPSLTTHEFAVITDRHDNDALEILNELHKLKYIEKCLSKRGALWIKKN
- a CDS encoding lipid II:glycine glycyltransferase FemX; its protein translation is MTLDIEKKEIADVYGTPIIQQTSFWSHVKRSQGIESHAFDFKVSNKDLYVNVGGYSYTQADFVLFLQYLNSTDCVAYLPYGPEVEPSEENQGCFLEELSEVLRSYIPKSCIAIRYDLNWQSHWCKENDYDENGNWIGLPEKKFQEFQFNYQTVNWNLVKTNTDILPSNTIILDLTGTEEEILARMKPKTRYNIGLSERKGVVVKSLGINELDVWYKLYLETARRNRLYANDISYFESVLATKMEDVDSPVHIKMLVAYAGNEPLASLFLVISSHRATYLYGASSSENRNLMPTYALQWAAIKIAKAAGCTEYDMFGVSPNADTSHPMYGLYKFKRGFGGELFHQMGCWDYPLLKDKYALLQASELGAQGYYLQS
- a CDS encoding helix-turn-helix domain-containing protein gives rise to the protein MISIKQIKSISELQLSDTELNKMREKINCVTISYIDIRSQLSSPIHINATIAILVLSGTATLCVNYKEYHLTVNSITVLSSSHLLLFSECSSDFTAQSLFVSKEFMDEMDSTDMIYKRIKYGVRLYSTPVIQLQNNQSSLLSARIASINSTIDNPDHLYYKEMILNSLFAFYLDLSNIIDRTSDSNNDGNFTRYENIIKSFIGLLIENYRKEHKVDFYASQLNITTHYLTLVVKRITGQSVSDFIFEMLYSEARQLLTHSKLSIQEIAFTLSFSDQSSFSKFFKRKSGVSPVEFRKGDNLK
- a CDS encoding TolC family protein, with product MKKNIWLLLVILLHSNVSLLTAQTKQCLRLSIEDMFGMAEANSRSILTYDLAEKEAEQAVKVAKNALLPSVDVSLSASYLGDGWIANRNFSDGANASMPHFGNNFALEASQVIYAGGAISNAIEMSKLQLQLAKLDKEKNRQEIRFLLVGNYLELYKLRNQVEVYQKNIEQTKRLLADINAKQNEGLAIRNDITRYELQLKSYELALTQIENSQIIINNQLITVLGLPQGSVIDIDTTILNNMPGMEDEALWQQAAGELSPVLKQAKLGIEHSQINEKIINAERLPSVALVAGDHLDGPITIEVPPINKNFNYWYVGVGVKFNIASTFKTGKKAKLAKLSTLKAIEGEKLLQENIQNDVKAAHVRLAESYTIFDTQKKSLELAIQNYEVINNRYLNELALITEMLDASNSKLSAELQVANAQINILFNYYRLKKATGKL
- a CDS encoding HlyD family secretion protein, which translates into the protein MKQKRKKLINNIVIVLIIACGVIWVCSRFVHLGNVEYTDNAQVKQLIVPVNSRVQGFIKKIYFKENQYVRKGDTLLVIEDSEFRLRVAQAEADYQNALAGKTAMTTTISTTENNISVSDAGIQEAKIRMDNAEREYNRYKNLLGQGAVTKQQYDNVKTNYDASKARYELLVREKQSTALVKKEQTHRLGQTSAGVKLAEAALGLAKLNLSYTVVTAPCNGTTGRKNIQEGMLIQPGQALVDLVDENDKWIIANYKETQTANIRYGQTVEIKVDAMPDVIFKGKVESIAQATGASFSLFPQDNSSGNFVKVEQRIPIRIKFSGGNKTENMKRLRAGMNVECEVNY